ACCGATAAAGTCGTAGAAAGACACGGTTTAGAGGTAACAATTCCTAAGCATAAGCCTGAAAAGCGGTCTTTGGCGGAAATTAAAATGAAAGAGCGAGGACAAGTGCCTTGGAAAGATAAAATTAGAAGTGCGATTGATACAACCATGCGAGAAGCTCATATAAGCGATTTTAAGAACTTTAAAGAAAAACTTGAATATTTATCCGTAAATGTCATTGAACGGGGCAGAGACCTCACATACAGCCTCACAGGCACTAATTATAAAGCACGTGGACAAAAACTTGGTGACGATTATAAAAAGGAGACCATTTTTAATGAGTTGGACAGACGAAAACAACGACAACTTGAGCAGTCAGGAACAGAATTTAGTCTCTCTTGGCTTAAGGGACGTGGAGAACGCATTAAACAAGAACAACAAGCTCGTCAAAACCTTGCAAAAAGAGCAGAGCGAGTACAAACAGACACTCTTTCAAGCCGTCAAAGCACAGTTTCGAGCGGAAATGACCGCCCTAGA
This genomic window from Lactococcus sp. S-13 contains:
- a CDS encoding relaxase/mobilization nuclease domain-containing protein, with amino-acid sequence MATTHIKRSSGASRLVNYAEKRAVQKDGHNIDIDYAKSELKQVREIYGNKGSTQAYASRVAFSPKEFDPKNTQDQIKALEIAKEIYSTAYPNQQVALYVHNDTDSLHVHAVIGAIDLQTGKKMHGNWQQYRERLVKITDKVVERHGLEVTIPKHKPEKRSLAEIKMKERGQVPWKDKIRSAIDTTMREAHISDFKNFKEKLEYLSVNVIERGRDLTYSLTGTNYKARGQKLGDDYKKETIFNELDRRKQRQLEQSGTEFSLSWLKGRGERIKQEQQARQNLAKRAERVQTDTLSSRQSTVSSGNDRPR